A section of the Acropora muricata isolate sample 2 chromosome 4, ASM3666990v1, whole genome shotgun sequence genome encodes:
- the LOC136913841 gene encoding uncharacterized protein produces MAEKAKANVEKKTRIRQGQRNIAKRLLDQVKQRFSDGCGVSDRQWGKESLQALQEKIETLKKLDNQILDLIGGLESEDLDVLIEREIEESDRFRGELNQVVLRLEEVLNPSLHSAGPASTGASSQNENAQPANPVHNMKAKLPKLEVKRFNGRLQDWQEFWDSFQSSIDGNDNLSAVDKFSYLKSLVQEPARSTIAGFALTAVNYDATVQALKKRYGKEIAIQRAHVNDLLNLSPVYSDRDIPRLRKLFDECESHFRGLKALNQARMARDQYLWPAF; encoded by the coding sequence ATGGCTGAAAAGGCGAAGGCAAACGTCGAAAAGAAGACGCGGATAAGACAAGGTCAGCGAAACATCGCTAAAAGATTGCTAGACCAAGTGAAGCAAAGATTTAGCGATGGATGTGGAGTGTCAGACAGGCAGTGGGGTAAGGAGTCTTTACAAGCCCTTCAGGAGAAGATAGAGACGTTGAAGAAGCTGGATAATCAAATCCTAGACTTGATTGGAGGTTTAGAGTCCGAAGATCTGGATGTTTTAATAGAAAGAGAGATCGAGGAAAGCGATCGCTTCAGAGGAGAGCTGAACCAAGTGGTACTGCGACTGGAGGAGGTTCTGAACCCAAGCTTACATTCGGCCGGTCCAGCGAGTACGGGAGCGTCGTCGCAAAACGAGAACGCACAGCCCGCGAATCCTGTGCATAACATGAAAGCCAAGCTTCCGAAGCTCGAAGTGAAGAGGTTCAACGGCAGATTGCAAGATTGGCAGGAGTTCTGGGATTCGTTTCAGAGCTCTATTGATGGAAACGACAACCTGTCTGCGGTGGACAAGTTTTCTTATTTGAAAAGTCTGGTACAAGAGCCTGCTAGATCGACGATTGCAGGGTTTGCGCTGACTGCGGTAAACTATGACGCCACAGTGCAAGCTCTAAAGAAACGCTATGGGAAGGAGATAGCAATCCAACGGGCGCATGTAAACGATTTACTCAACCTGTCGCCAGTCTACAGTGATCGAGACATTCCTCGCCTGAGGAAATTGTTTGACGAGTGCGAGTCACATTTCAGGGGATTGAAGGCCCTGAATCAGGCAAGAATGGCTAGGGATCAGTACCTTTGGCCAGCGTTCTAA
- the LOC136912881 gene encoding uncharacterized protein: protein MAEGGFKLRKWLTNDPSVRERIKKDLIDDVKRDPVTAENVTYAKSSLGLKMGSNGQKVLGLSWDFEEDMITLELTVIAERAKNLPATKRNTLRFLAGIFDPLGMIGPITITAKILFQEACRQKINWDDPLDGVIKQGVEAWIESLIECEQITIDRCVYRHVREEVLECSLHGFADASKKAYCAVIYFVYRTKTGSYSKMLTSKTRVAPLKELSIPRLELIACLILAKLMCTVKNALNSQVSVQKVKFWSDSMTALYWIMNRGEWKQFVSHRVNEIVKLSEKENWGHCPSEQNPADIGSRGSLAVELKGNEMWWRGPSWLIQPEDLWPRQKSLVPTTETCEEERKVAVMTIAIKERCGIEKVVEISKFNTLRKLYRVTAWVTRFCHNISRGNKSDRREGPLTLEEIVESEELWIRAAQRELREGENYQQLASKFGLHEDQKGVIRCKGRLEHSEMLHGAKEPIILPKEHRLTVLQIQECHDRVLHNGVRSTLAELRSRFWVPKGRQVVKRVISRCVPCKKIEGKSFSQPPTASLPEFRVRPAPPFSKVGVDFAGPLFVKGEGSQMRKVYFALFTCCVTRAVHLELVEDLSVETFKRCLRRFVARRGIPALIVSDNAKTFKGREKELRTLFRHPQVREETQNYRIQWRFNLERAPWWGGFFERMVGCVKRCLKKVLGNARLTYDELLTVLTEVEATLNSRPLTYDYDNPNEGEVLTPAHLLHGRRLLSLPEQPQEEDDETEISYRRRYKYVNETLQHFWKRWQREYLANLRESHDCSTQATGKTPKVGDVVTVFEEGVKRNGWKMAVVESLIAGKDKQVRGANVRVITKGRAIHLSRPVQKLFPLEIRTETSEISDVLKERITRPQRRDVPRRSAALDAVWKTRAMVNQPND, encoded by the coding sequence ATGGCAGAAGGGGGATTTAAGCTCAGAAAATGGCTCACCAATGACCCGAGCGTCAGAGAGAGAATCAAAAAAGATCTAATCGATGATGTGAAACGCGACCCGGTGACAGCGGAAAATGTCACGTATGCGAAGTCATCTCTAGGCCTGAAGATGGGAAGTAACGGCCAAAAGGTATTGGGTCTGTCATGGGATTTTGAGGAAGATATGATAACCCTTGAACTGACCGTAATTGCCGAGCGCGCAAAAAATTTACCTGCAACCAAACGAAACACGCTGCGATTCTTGGCAGGGATCTTTGACCCTCTGGGAATGATTGGCCCCATAACTATAACCGCAAAGATTTTGTTTCAGGAAGCATGTCGCCAAAAGATCAATTGGGACGACCCACTTGATGGAGTGATAAAACAAGGCGTTGAAGCGTGGATTGAAAGCTTAATAGAATGTGAACAAATCACGATTGACAGGTGTGTCTACAGGCACGTGCGAGAAGAAGTCTTGGAATGTTCGTTACATGGGTTTGCAGATGCGAGTAAGAAAGCTTACTGCGCAGTTATTTATTTCGTATACCGGACAAAGACAGGTTCGTATTCGAAGATGTTAACTTCTAAAACGCGAGTGGCACCGCTCAAAGAGCTGTCCATACCACGACTTGAACTTATAGCATGCCTAATCCTTGCGAAACTGATGTGCACAGTGAAGAATGCGCTGAATTCACAGGTAAGTGTTCAGAAAGTAAAATTTTGGTCGGACAGTATGACAGCGCTCTATTGGATCATGAACCGTGGTGAGTGGAAACAATTTGTGAGTCACCGTGTGAACGAGATCGTTAAGTTGAGTGAAAAGGAGAATTGGGGGCACTGTCCCAGTGAGCAAAATCCAGCCGACATTGGGTCAAGAGGATCGCTAGCAGTAGAGCTCAAAGGGAACGAGATGTGGTGGCGCGGACCATCTTGGTTGATCCAACCGGAAGACCTTTGGCCCAGGCAGAAATCCCTTGTGCCAACTACGGAGACATGTGAAGAGGAACGAAAGGTCGCCGTTATGACTATCGCAATCAAAGAGCGTTGTGGAATAGAGAAGGTGGTCGAAATCAGCAAATTCAACACACTTCGAAAGCTTTACAGGGTGACTGCGTGGGTTACACGGTTCTGTCACAACATCTCAAGGGGAAATAAGAGTGACAGGAGAGAAGGTCCGCTTACGTTGGAGGAGATAGTAGAGTCAGAAGAGTTGTGGATAAGGGCGGCACAGCGAGAATTGAGAGAGGGGGAAAACTATCAACAGCTTGCCTCAAAATTCGGTCTCCATGAAGATCAGAAGGGCGTTATAAGATGCAAGGGACGACTTGAGCACTCTGAAATGCTGCACGGGGCGAAAGAACCGATCATCCTGCCCAAAGAACACCGACTCACAGTACTACAGATTCAAGAGTGTCACGATAGAGTTCTACATAATGGTGTAAGGAGTACGCTTGCTGAGTTACGCTCGAGGTTTTGGGTACCGAAGGGGAGACAAGTGGTAAAGCGTGTGATCAGTCGTTGTGTCCCTTGCAAGAAGATTGAAGGCAAATCGTTTAGTCAGCCACCGACCGCTAGCTTGCCAGAGTTTAGGGTTAGACCAGCCCCGCCGTTTTCAAAGGTAGGTGTAGATTTTGCGGGACCCTTGTTTGTCAAAGGGGAAGGTTCGCAAATGAGGAAGGTTTACTTCGCTTTGTTTACTTGTTGCGTGACGCGGGCCGTCCACCTAGAGCTAGTGGAGGATTTGTCGGTGGAAACGTTTAAGCGATGTCTAAGAAGATTCGTAGCTAGGAGGGGAATACCGGCCTTAATCGTTTCAGACAACGCGAAGACATTTAAGGGCAGGGAGAAAGAACTACGCACGCTCTTTCGTCATCCACAGGTAAGAGAGGAAACGCAGAACTACCGAATTCAGTGGCGTTTTAATCTGGAAAGAGCTCCCTGGTGGGGTGGGTTCTTTGAGAGGATGGTGGGTTGTGTCAAGCGATGTCTGAAGAAAGTCCTGGGTAATGCTCGGCTGACATATGATGAACTTTTAACCGTTCTTACGGAGGTAGAGGCGACTTTGAATTCAAGACCCTTAACATATGATTATGATAATCCTAACGAGGGAGAGGTATTGACCCCTGCGCATCTACTCCATGGGAGAAGATTGTTATCCTTGCCAGAGCAGCCCCAAGAGGAAGATGACGAAACCGAAATCAGCTACAGGAGGAGGTATAAATATGTTAATGAAACTCTACAGCATTTTTGGAAAAGGTGGCAAAGGGAATACTTGGCGAATTTGAGGGAGAGTCACGATTGTAGCACTCAGGCAACCGGAAAGACACCAAAGGTAGGTGATGTGGTGACCGTGTTTGAAGAGGGAGTTAAGAGAAATGGCTGGAAGATGGCAGTAGTGGAGAGCCTCATTGCAGGAAAAGACAAACAGGTAAGAGGGGCAAACGTACGCGTTATAACGAAGGGGAGGGCAATTCATTTAAGTAGGCCTGTACAGAAGTTGTTCCCACTCGAGATTAGAACTGAGACTTCCGAGATCTCAGATGTCCTCAAAGAACGCATTACAAGGCCACAAAGGCGCGACGTTCCTCGCCGTTCTGCAGCGTTGGATGCGGTCTGGAAGACTCGCGCGATGGTAAACCAGCCGAACGACTAA
- the LOC136912893 gene encoding uncharacterized protein, which translates to MRLRDVVEAKVSPINGQKVIPIEAYVVPEISSIQNSHVEFVKGQYPHLKDLWFSDVCVGAGELEIDILIGADCLWSFQKDCTIRGGLDEPVAVETELGWVLSGPMKSQSSGPEPVQINLVQTEDKGSLDVDVNRMWDLETIGIKEQRSGVYEEYRDSISFDGQRYSVKLPWKEGHPDLPTNYTTSMRRLKSQVARLEREPEILAEYAAIIEEQLHSGVIERVVELEAAPKVHYLPHQAVVRKEATTTKVRIVYDASSKSTKTGASLNDCLHVGPSLNPLLFDILLRFRENRIVLVGDIEKAFLNVGVDKRDRDCLRFLWLENPPDI; encoded by the coding sequence ATGCGTCTAAGAGATGTCGTCGAAGCCAAGGTAAGCCCAATTAATGGCCAAAAAGTTATTCCAATCGAAGCGTATGTAGTACCAGAAATTTCCAGTATTCAAAACAGTCATGTGGAATTTGTAAAGGGGCAGTATCCCCACCTTAAGGACTTGTGGTTTTCGGATGTGTGTGTGGGAGCGGGAGAGCTAGAAATTGACATTTTGATCGGTGCAGATTGCCTGTGGAGCTTTCAGAAAGACTGTACAATCAGGGGAGGTCTCGACGAACCAGTCGCTGTAGAAACTGAATTAGGTTGGGTTCTGTCAGGTCCAATGAAGAGCCAGTCAAGTGGCCCAGAACcggtacaaatcaacctagtGCAAACGGAGGACAAAGGAAGCTTAGATGTTGATGTGAACCGAATGTGGGATCTGGAAACGATAGGAATCAAGGAGCAAAGAAGTGGGGTATATGAAGAATATAGAGACAGCATCTCCTTTGATGGGCAACGATATTCAGTGAAGCTCCCCTGGAAAGAAGGCCACCCAGATTTACCGACCAACTATACTACAAGCATGCGTCGTCTTAAGAGCCAAGTAGCAAGACTGGAAAGGGAACCCGAAATCCTCGCGGAATATGCAGCAATAATTGAGGAACAGCTTCATTCGGGGGTAATAGAGAGAGTGGTTGAATTAGAGGCGGCTCCAAAGGTACATTATCTGCCGCATCAAGCCGTGGTGAGAAAAGAGGCCACGACAACGAAGGTAAGGATAGTATATGATGCTTCGTCAAAGTCAACTAAGACGGGCGCCTCTTTAAATGATTGTTTGCATGTGGGTCCGTCATTAAACCCGTTATTGTTCGACATTTTGTTGCGGTTTCGAGAGAACAGAATTGTTCTTGTGGGAGACATAGAGAAGGCCTTTCTTAATGTTGGGGTGGATAAGAGAGACAGGGACTGTCTCCGATTTTTGTGGCTAGAAAACCCCCCGGACATTTAG
- the LOC136912892 gene encoding myo-inositol 2-dehydrogenase-like, with the protein MNSKSPVGFVLFGMGRIGHTHANSLMREPLAQLKYIVDVEVDKVREFVVSNFLDTKIVPPSELETVLADSSVDAAVVCTPTDFHEDLVVRCLKAGKAVFCEKPIAKSLEAIERCYNLALSKNIPLFCGFNRRFDPTVSSVATRVKSGDIGQVQIVKTTSRDFPMPPISYLKISGGMFHDCCVHDVDAICWLLGETPHTVFCFAHAFHPEIEEIKDVDTIMVVMKFPSGAMGQIDLSRHAVYGYDQRIEVFGGGGMVTSDNVPAFNSQMFSTEGKLQVSLKHSFCERYADSYVLEMNHFINVIRNKESLLVSKDDVIRSWNVVGAIEKSFQSGKPVTLP; encoded by the exons ATGAACTCCAAATCGCCGGTAGGATTTGTGTTATTCGGTATGGGTCGTATCGGGCATACCCATGCAAATAGCCTGATGAGAGAGCCTCTAGCACAGCTGAAATACATAGTGGATGTTGAAGTGGACAAAGTTAGAGAATTTGTGGTCTCAAATTTTCTTGACACCAAGATTGTGCCTCCCTCTGAGCTGGAGACTGTGTTGGCTGATTCAAGTGTGGATGCTGCAGTAGTTTGCACTCCCACCGATTTTCATGAGGATCTGGTTGTGAGGTGTTTAAAGGCAGGGAAAGCTGTGTTTTGTGAGAAGCCAATAGCAAAGAGCTTAGAGGCTATTG agcGGTGTTACAACCTTGCTTTGAGCAAAAACATCCCACTATTTTGTGGCTTCAATCGCCGTTTTGATCCAACAGTATCTTCAGTAGCCACCAGAGTGAAAAGTGGAGACATTGGACAAGTCCAAATTGTAAAGACGACAAGTCGAGACTTTCCAATGCCACCCATTAGTTATTTGAAGATTTCTGGAGGAATGTTTCACGATTGCTGTGTGCATGATGTAGATGCAATATGCTGGTTACTGGGAGAAACACCCCATACAGTGTTCTGTTTTGCCCATGCATTCCATCCAGAGATAGAAGAGATAAAAGATGTAGATACAATCATGGTTGTCATGAAATTCCCCAGTGGTGCCATGGGTCAGATAGATTTGTCCCGTCATGCTGTCTATGGTTATGACCAACGAATTGAGGTTTTTGGAGGAGGTGGTATGGTAACCAGTGACAATGTCCCCGCTTTCAACTCCCAGATGTTTAGCACTGAAGGCAAGTTGCAAGTTTCTCTAAAGCATTCCTTCTGTGAGAGATATGCTGACAGCTACGTTTTGGAAATGAACCATTTTATCAATGTCATCAGGAACAAGGAAAGTTTGCTTGTCTCCAAAGATGACGTGATTCGATCGTGGAATGTTGTTGGTGCCATAGAGAAATCTTTCCAAAGTGGAAAACCAGTGACTTTACCTTAG